The following is a genomic window from Mycobacterium parmense.
GCGCAGCAGGACTTCTCCCGATTCGCCGGGAACCGCTGTGTCGATGCGTAATTCGAAGTCGGCGAACGGGCGCCCGCAGGTGGTCGCGACCGTGACCGGGTCGTCGTCGGCGCGGCACATGGTTCCCATGCCGTTGGCCTCGGTCAGGCCGTACGCGGTCAGCACGATGTCGATGTCGAGCTCGGACTGCATCCGCTCTACCAGCACGACCGGCACCGTCGCGGCCCCGGTTACCGCGAACCGCAGCGAGCTCAGGTCGTAATCCCGGCGTGCCGGATGGTCGAGCAGGGTCTGGTAGATGGTGGGTGGCCCGGGCAGCACCGTGATGCGGTGGCGTTCGATGGCCTGCAGCGCGCGCAGCGGGTCGAAGGTCAGGTGCGGGATCAGCGTGGCGCCGGTCTGCAAGCAGGCGAGGATGCCGGCCTTGTAGCCGAAGTTGTGGAAGAACGGGTTGATGCACAGATAGCGGTCGTCGCTGGTGATCTTGCCGTTGGCGGCCCACGACGCCGAGGCCGACAGCGACTGCCGGTGCGCGCACAGCACGCCCTTGCTGCGTCCGGTGGTACCGGAGGTGAAGAGGATGTCGCTGACGTCGTCGGGCCGCACGGCCGCGGCGCGGGCGGTCACCGGGCCCGCGGCCGCCGGCGCGGAGCCGCGCTCGATGAATTCGTCCCACGTCCCGTCGTCCGCCTCGACTGGGATGCGCACGATGTGCCGCAACGCCGGCAGGGAAGCGAGGTCGAGGCCGGCCGTGCGGTCGCTGCCGAGGAATTCCCCCATCGCGAACAGGACCGGCGACTCGGTGCGGGCCAGGATGTCGGTGGCCTCTTCGGCGGTGTAGCGGGTGTTGAGCGGCACCATGGCCGCGCCGGC
Proteins encoded in this region:
- the fadD3 gene encoding 3-((3aS,4S,7aS)-7a-methyl-1,5-dioxo-octahydro-1H-inden-4-yl)propanoate--CoA ligase FadD3, producing MTNDPRTVPAALDRFAQQLPDHPALITDERTFTAAALRTEVHRAAAALIGLGVQAGDRVAIWSPNTWHWVIACLAIHHAGAAMVPLNTRYTAEEATDILARTESPVLFAMGEFLGSDRTAGLDLASLPALRHIVRIPVEADDGTWDEFIERGSAPAAAGPVTARAAAVRPDDVSDILFTSGTTGRSKGVLCAHRQSLSASASWAANGKITSDDRYLCINPFFHNFGYKAGILACLQTGATLIPHLTFDPLRALQAIERHRITVLPGPPTIYQTLLDHPARRDYDLSSLRFAVTGAATVPVVLVERMQSELDIDIVLTAYGLTEANGMGTMCRADDDPVTVATTCGRPFADFELRIDTAVPGESGEVLLRGPNVMLGYLDDPAATAAAIDAEGWLHTGDVGVVDAAGNLRITDRLKDMYICGGFNVYPAEVEQVLARLDGVADAAVIGVPDERLGEVGRAFLVTRPGTQLDERAVIAYTREHLANFKAPRSVRFVDELPRNAGGKVLKPQLRDMG